A genomic segment from Malus domestica chromosome 05, GDT2T_hap1 encodes:
- the LOC139196075 gene encoding uncharacterized protein: MSTKEVVKVGENVSAILQRKLPPKCKDPGSFTIPCVIGNTRFESAMLDLGASINVMPYSIYASMNLGALKNDGVIIQLADRSNAYPKGVLEDVLVQVNHLVFPADFYVLEMDESDHAPSLPILLGRPFMKTARTKIDVYSGTLSMEFDGEVVNFNLSDSIKYPSEDHSCFSIDIIDSLAQGYLDDLNDDALEKVITRGMEITTKGADCMHAHGIHESSYAVPPSEELLEVVVALEFSPKLDGKYTTRESIPISTNKLLPSIIQAPILELKPLPSHLKYIFLGENETLPAIISSSLTAQEEEKLLRVLKEFKSALGWTLADIKGISPMTCMHHIFLEEGAKPTREAQRRLNPPMMEVVKKEIIKLLDCGVIYPISDSKWVSPVQCVPKKSGVTVVANAENELVPQRIQTGWRVCIDYRKLNTTTRKDHFPLLFIDQMLERLAGYAFYCFLDGYSGYNQIVISPEDQEKTTFTCPFGTFAYRRMPFGLCNAPATFQRCMMSIFSDYVEKIIEVFMDDFSVFGDSFDSCLHNLSLILKRCVETNLVLNWEKCHFMVKQGIVLGHIISEKGIEVDKSKIDLVRHLPSPTSVREVRSFLGHAGFYRRFIKDFSKIAQPLCRLLQKEVAFAFTKECTASFNQLKELLTTAPIIVPPDWSLPFELMCDASDYALGAVLGQRKDKRPHVIYYASRTLNDAQLNYSTTEKELLAVVFALDKFRSYLIGTKVIVFTDHAALKYLLTKKEAKPRLIRWILLLQEFDIEIRDKKGSENVVADHLSRMVHNEDSLPILETFPDEQLLSIKVSAPWYADIVNFLVSKRIPSEFTRHQRDKLRHDARFYVWDDPYLWKFCPDQIVRRCVHDSECHSILSFCHTYACMPKGPQCKVSLHLVRLMGKDIKPINVHKEIGVIIQLLCGGNLNKLNTKDIGSHMRSSIQDLCTMVNQTQGSQNQAKEAQQDAYWQPYEEFYTTPLQPPPPPPQQIQSNSSMPMSYDEILDVLTSLTQGSQQEECSQPSEEFYQWPYVPPQSSQTNSGTSMDNDQIVQLLTSLTHEGENQANKMDELEKHVGQIVEFMAQIQEQSEFSNANIVSSMEDFEITKAITLGSAMEVGAEPRASKQSQEEDEHLLIEEEEEDTPTARVEQPLPQPPRVPMPSNSGKLVTNSILSFPIPPNVPFPRRFFIPKEEESEKDIVEALPKVQSDIPILGTPKQVPDCVEIPEENCTPRRRIQEKKVAGE, from the exons atgtcgactaaggaagtggtaaaggtaggtgagaatgtgtccgccatcttgcaacgcaaactacctcccaaatgcaaagatccaggtagctttaccattccttgtgtcattgggaatactagatttgaatctgccatgcttgatttaggtgcttctataaatgttatgccatattccatttatgcatctatgaacttaggagcgttgaaaaatgatggggtaataatacaattggccgatagatctaacgcctatccaaagggagttttggaagatgttcttgtgcaggttaatcatttagttttcccggcggatttctatgtccttgaaatggatgaatcggaccatgctccttcgctgcccattctacttggaaggccattcatgaagacggcccggacaaagattgacgtgtatagtggaactttgtccatggaattcgatggggaagttgttaattttaatctttctgattccattaaataccctagtgaggaccattcatgtttctctattgatataattgactctttggcgcagggatatctcgacgatttgaatgatgatgcgcttgaaaaagtcattacacgaggcatggaaattacaaccaagggggcagattgCATGCATGCCCACGGCATACATGAGTCATCTtatgccgtgccccctagtgaggaatTACTTGAAGTTGTGGTTGCCCTTGAGTtctcacctaagcttgatggtaagtatactacccgtgagtccattcccatttcgactaacaaattgcttccatccataattcaggcacctatccttgaactcaagcctttgccaagccatttgaagtacattttcttgggagaaaatgaaacactacctgctattatttcctcctccctcacggcacaagaggaggaaaagttgcttcgagttttgaaggagttcaaatctgccctaggttggacattggccgatattaaaggtataagccctatgacttgtatgcatcacatatttcttgaggagggggccaaaccaactagagaggctcaacgccgtcttaaccctcctatgatggaagtagtgaaaaaggagatcataaagcttctagattgtggggttatctatccaatctcggatagtaagtgggtttcgcccgttcaatgcgtgccaaagaaatccggagtgacggtggtagctaatgccgagaatgagcttgtccctcaacgtattcaaaccggttggagggtgtgcattgactataggaagctaaacaccaccacgaggaaggaccacttcccattgctgttcattgaccaaatgcttgagaggttagcgggttatgctttttattgttttcttgatggttattctggttataatcaaattgtcatttcacccgaggaccaagaaaaaaccacttttacatgcccgtttggtacctttgcatatcgtcgcatgccttttggtttatgtaatgcgcctgctacatttcaaagatgcatgatgagtatattttctgattatgtagagaaaataattgaagtgtttatggatgattttagtgtatttggtgattcgtttgatagttgcttgcataatctaagtttgatcctaaaacgttgtgttgaaactaaccttgtacttaattgggaaaagtgtcattttatggttaaacaaggtatcgttttaggtcatataatctctgaaaagggtattgaggttgataagtcgaaaatagatcttgtacgtcacttaccctctccgacttcggttagagaggttcgttcgtttcttggccatgcaggattttatcgtaggtttatcaaagatttctcgaagatagcacaacctctttgccgactcctacaaaaagaagtggcgtttgcattcaccaaggagtgcacggcatcattcaaccaactcaaggagttgttgaccacggcacccatcattgttccaccggattggagtctacctttcgagctcatgtgtgatgcgtccgactatgctttaggagctgttttaggacaaagaaaggacaagaggccgcatgtcatttactacgcctcccggacgttgaacgatgcacaattgaactactccactacggaaaaagaacttcttgccgttgtctttgctttagataaatttcgatcatatctaattggaactaaagtaattgttttcactgatcatgcagctctgaagtacttgctcaccaaaaaggaggccaagccacggctaattcgatggatattgctacttcaagagttcgacatagagattcgggacaagaagggaagtgaaaatgtggtggctgaccacctaagccgaatggtgcataatgaggattctttgccgattttggagacattccccgatgaacaattgctgtccattaaggttagtgcgccttggtatgccgatattgttaattttttagtgtcaaaacgtattccaagtgagttcactaggcaccaacgtgataaacttaggcatgatgcacggttttatgtgtgggatgatccgtacttatggaaattttgccctgatcagattgtacgtcgttgtgtgcacgattctgaatgtcattcaattttgagtttttgtcacacatatgcatg tatgccgaaaggaccacaatgcaaagtgtccctacatttggtgcgtcttatgggcaaggatatcaagccaatcaatgtccacaaagagattggagtgatcattcaacttcTATGTGGTGGGAATCTCAACAAGCTCAAcacgaaggatattggcagccatatgaggagttctattcaagacctatgcactatggtcaatcaaactcag ggctcacaaaatcaagccaaggaggctcaacaagatgcatattggcagccatatgaggagttttaCACCACGCCTTTGCAGCCACCACCACCTCCCCCACAACAAATCCAATCGAATTCAAGTATGCCCATGagttatgatgaaattcttgatgtactaacctctttgacgcagggctcacaacaagaagaatgcTCGCAGCCATCTGaggagttctatcagtggccatatgtaccaccacaatcttcccaaacaaATTCAGGTACGTCAATGGATAATGACCAAATTGTTcaattactcacctctttgacaCATGAAGGAGAAAATCAAGCCAACAAGATGGATGAATTAGAGAAGCacgttgggcagattgtggagttcatggcacaaattcaagaacaaagtgaattcTCCAACGCAAACATTGTAAGTTCaatggaagattttgaaattactaaagccatcactttgggaagtgccaTGGAGGTCGGCGCTGAACCAAGGGCGTCCAAACAAAGCCAAGAGGAGGACGAACATCTACtaattgaggaggaggaagaagacacacccacggcaagggtagaacaacccttgccgcagcctcctAGAGTCCCTATGCCGTCCAACTCAGGTAAGTTGGTTAcaaattcaattctttctttccccattccaccaaatgtcccttttcctcgtaggttttttattcccaaggaagaagagagtgaaaaagacatcgtgGAAGCCCTTcccaaggtgcaaagtgatatcccaattcttggtacaccaaaacaagttccagaTTGTGTTGAAATCCCTGAAGAGAATTGTACACCAAGAAGAAGGATTCAAGAGAAGAAAGTGGCTGGGGAGTaa